A section of the Saccopteryx leptura isolate mSacLep1 chromosome 6, mSacLep1_pri_phased_curated, whole genome shotgun sequence genome encodes:
- the LOC136376418 gene encoding olfactory receptor 4N2-like isoform X2: MKIENSTVVKEFILLGLTQSRNIQFLVFVLILIFYLTILPGNFLVILTIRSDPGLTAPLYFFLSNMAFLDASYSFIVAPRMLVDFLSEKKVISYRGCITQLFFLHFLGGGEGLLLVVMAFDRYIAICRPLHYSTVMNPRACYALLLALWLGGFVHSIIQVALILHLPFCGPNQLDNFFCDVPQVIKLACTDTFVVELLMVFNSGLMTLLCFLGLLASYAVILCRIRGSSSEGKNKALSTCTTHVIIILIMFGPAIFIYTRPFRTLPVDKVVSFFHTVIIPLLNPVIYTLRNQKVKSAMRRLLHRHVVC; encoded by the coding sequence atgaAGATAGAAAATAGCACAGTGGTGAAAGAATTCATACTTCTTGGCCTGACCCAGTCTCGAAATATTCAGTTCCTCGTCTTTGTGCTCATCTTAATTTTCTACCTCACCATCCTACCTGGGAATTTTCTCGTCATTCTCACCATCAGATCAGACCCAGGTCTCACAGCCCCCCTCTACTTCTTTCTGAGCAACATGGCCTTCCTGGATGCATCCTACTCCTTCATTGTGGCACCCAGAATGCTGGTGGACTTCCTCTCTGAGAAGAAGGTAATCTCCTACAGGGGCTGCATCACTCAGCTCTTTTTCTTGCACTtccttggaggaggggaggggttaCTCCTTGTTGTGATGGCCTTTGACCGCTACATTGCCATCTGCCGTCCTTTACACTATTCAACTGTCATGAACCCTAGAGCTTGCTATGCCTTGTTACTGGCTCTGTGGCTTGGTGGCTTTGTGCATTCCATTATCCAAGTGGCCCTCATCCTCCACTTGCCCTTCTGTGGCCCTAACCAATTGGATAACTTCTTCTGTGATGTGCCACAGGTCATCAAGCTGGCCTGCACGGACACCTTTGTGGTGGAGCTCCTGATGGTTTTCAACAGTGGTCTGATGACCCTCTTGTGCTTCCTGGGGCTTCTGGCTTCCTATGCAGTCATCCTCTGTCGTATACGTGGGTCATCCTCTGAGGGGAAGAACAAGGCACTATCCACATGTACCACTCATGTCATTATTATACTTATCATGTTTGGACCTGCCATCTTTATCTACACTCGCCCCTTCAGGACCTTACCAGTGGACAAGGTGGTTTCCTTTTTCCATACAGTAATCATTCCTTTGTTGAATCCTGTGATTTATACTCTTCGCAACCAGAAAGTGAAATCTGCCATGAGGAGATTATTGCATAGGCATGTGGTCTGCTGA
- the LOC136376418 gene encoding olfactory receptor 4N2-like isoform X1 — METYYNSSEEMKIENSTVVKEFILLGLTQSRNIQFLVFVLILIFYLTILPGNFLVILTIRSDPGLTAPLYFFLSNMAFLDASYSFIVAPRMLVDFLSEKKVISYRGCITQLFFLHFLGGGEGLLLVVMAFDRYIAICRPLHYSTVMNPRACYALLLALWLGGFVHSIIQVALILHLPFCGPNQLDNFFCDVPQVIKLACTDTFVVELLMVFNSGLMTLLCFLGLLASYAVILCRIRGSSSEGKNKALSTCTTHVIIILIMFGPAIFIYTRPFRTLPVDKVVSFFHTVIIPLLNPVIYTLRNQKVKSAMRRLLHRHVVC, encoded by the exons atggaaacatattaCAACTCTTCAG aggagatgaAGATAGAAAATAGCACAGTGGTGAAAGAATTCATACTTCTTGGCCTGACCCAGTCTCGAAATATTCAGTTCCTCGTCTTTGTGCTCATCTTAATTTTCTACCTCACCATCCTACCTGGGAATTTTCTCGTCATTCTCACCATCAGATCAGACCCAGGTCTCACAGCCCCCCTCTACTTCTTTCTGAGCAACATGGCCTTCCTGGATGCATCCTACTCCTTCATTGTGGCACCCAGAATGCTGGTGGACTTCCTCTCTGAGAAGAAGGTAATCTCCTACAGGGGCTGCATCACTCAGCTCTTTTTCTTGCACTtccttggaggaggggaggggttaCTCCTTGTTGTGATGGCCTTTGACCGCTACATTGCCATCTGCCGTCCTTTACACTATTCAACTGTCATGAACCCTAGAGCTTGCTATGCCTTGTTACTGGCTCTGTGGCTTGGTGGCTTTGTGCATTCCATTATCCAAGTGGCCCTCATCCTCCACTTGCCCTTCTGTGGCCCTAACCAATTGGATAACTTCTTCTGTGATGTGCCACAGGTCATCAAGCTGGCCTGCACGGACACCTTTGTGGTGGAGCTCCTGATGGTTTTCAACAGTGGTCTGATGACCCTCTTGTGCTTCCTGGGGCTTCTGGCTTCCTATGCAGTCATCCTCTGTCGTATACGTGGGTCATCCTCTGAGGGGAAGAACAAGGCACTATCCACATGTACCACTCATGTCATTATTATACTTATCATGTTTGGACCTGCCATCTTTATCTACACTCGCCCCTTCAGGACCTTACCAGTGGACAAGGTGGTTTCCTTTTTCCATACAGTAATCATTCCTTTGTTGAATCCTGTGATTTATACTCTTCGCAACCAGAAAGTGAAATCTGCCATGAGGAGATTATTGCATAGGCATGTGGTCTGCTGA